One window from the genome of Streptomyces sp. NBC_01476 encodes:
- a CDS encoding GatB/YqeY domain-containing protein: protein MTTTSLKQRLQDDLTSAIRSRDELRSATLRLTLTAITKQEVAGTTARQLSDDEVLKVIGQEAKKRREAAEAFAQGGRTESAEREKAEGEVLAEYLPKQLTDEELAQIVRGAIAESGAEGPRAMGAVMKVVGPKVAGLAEGGRVAAEVKRQLAG from the coding sequence ATGACCACCACCAGCCTCAAGCAGCGACTCCAGGACGACCTCACCTCCGCGATCAGGAGCCGGGACGAGCTCCGCTCGGCGACCCTGCGCCTCACGCTCACCGCCATCACCAAGCAGGAGGTGGCCGGCACCACCGCCCGGCAGCTCTCCGACGACGAGGTGCTGAAGGTGATCGGCCAGGAGGCGAAGAAGCGGCGCGAGGCGGCGGAGGCCTTCGCCCAGGGCGGTCGTACGGAGTCGGCGGAGCGGGAGAAGGCCGAGGGCGAGGTCCTGGCGGAATATCTGCCGAAGCAGCTCACGGACGAGGAGCTGGCGCAGATCGTACGGGGTGCGATCGCGGAGAGCGGGGCGGAGGGGCCGCGGGCGATGGGCGCGGTGATGAAGGTCGTCGGCCCCAAGGTCGCCGGGCTCGCGGAGGGCGGCCGCGTCGCCGCCGAGGTCAAGCGCCAGCTCGCGGGCTGA
- a CDS encoding RidA family protein: MSGKVAARLAELGLTLPEVVPPLAAYQPAVRSGSYVFTSGQLPMVAGKLPATGKVGAEITPEQAKDLARTCALNALAAVRSVVGDLDRIARVVKVVGFVASAPDFTGQPAVVNGASELLGEVLGDKGVHARSAVGVAVLPLDAPVEVELQVELTAD; the protein is encoded by the coding sequence ATGAGCGGCAAGGTCGCGGCCCGGCTCGCCGAGCTGGGCCTGACGCTGCCGGAGGTGGTCCCGCCGCTGGCCGCCTACCAGCCGGCCGTCCGCTCCGGGTCGTACGTCTTCACCTCGGGCCAGCTGCCCATGGTGGCCGGCAAGCTCCCCGCCACCGGCAAGGTCGGCGCCGAGATCACGCCCGAGCAGGCCAAGGACCTCGCCCGGACCTGTGCGCTCAACGCGCTGGCGGCGGTCCGGTCGGTCGTCGGTGACCTGGACCGCATCGCCCGCGTCGTCAAGGTGGTCGGCTTCGTCGCCTCGGCCCCCGACTTCACCGGGCAGCCGGCGGTCGTCAACGGCGCGAGCGAACTCCTCGGCGAGGTCCTGGGCGACAAGGGCGTCCACGCCCGCAGCGCGGTGGGCGTCGCCGTTCTCCCGCTGGACGCGCCGGTGGAAGTCGAACTCCAGGTGGAGCTGACCGCGGACTAG
- a CDS encoding metallophosphoesterase has product MRARYGIPLGVTAAGAACVAYAAGFEARSFRLRRVEVPVLPPGMRPIRILQLSDIHMVSGQTKKRRWIQSLAGLRPDLVVNTGDNLSDPTAVPEVLDALGPLMQFPGTYVFGSNDYYGPRFRNPVRYLGEKARGQHGLNGKSHSAHGVIRNPWGDLRDAFDAAGWVGLSNSRGRLKLDHGPVLGLTGLDDPHIKRDRYAAVAGGPDPDADFNLALVHAPYLRVLDAFTADRYPLILAGHTHGGQVCIPFYGALVTNCDLDTDRVKGLSTHTATGATSYLHVSAGCGANRFTPIRFACPPEATLLTLT; this is encoded by the coding sequence ATGCGCGCGCGATACGGAATCCCCCTGGGTGTGACGGCAGCCGGCGCGGCCTGCGTGGCTTACGCGGCCGGTTTCGAAGCGCGGTCCTTCCGCCTGCGCAGGGTGGAGGTCCCGGTGCTGCCCCCGGGGATGCGGCCGATCCGGATCCTGCAGCTCTCCGACATCCACATGGTGTCCGGACAGACCAAGAAACGGCGGTGGATCCAGTCGCTGGCCGGCCTGCGCCCTGACCTGGTCGTCAACACCGGGGACAACCTCTCCGACCCCACCGCCGTCCCCGAAGTGCTGGACGCGCTGGGCCCGTTGATGCAGTTCCCGGGGACGTACGTCTTCGGCTCGAACGACTACTACGGCCCGCGTTTCCGGAACCCGGTCCGTTACCTCGGTGAGAAGGCCCGCGGCCAGCACGGCCTCAACGGGAAGAGCCACAGCGCGCACGGCGTCATCCGGAACCCCTGGGGTGACCTGCGGGACGCCTTCGACGCGGCCGGCTGGGTCGGCCTCAGCAACTCCCGCGGGCGCCTGAAGCTCGACCACGGGCCCGTTCTGGGCCTCACCGGGCTGGACGACCCGCACATCAAGCGGGACCGGTACGCGGCCGTGGCGGGCGGCCCCGACCCGGACGCCGACTTCAACCTCGCCCTGGTCCACGCGCCCTACCTGCGGGTCCTGGACGCCTTCACGGCCGACCGGTACCCCCTGATCCTGGCCGGCCACACCCACGGCGGCCAGGTGTGCATCCCCTTCTACGGCGCGCTGGTCACCAACTGCGACCTGGACACCGACCGGGTCAAGGGCCTGTCCACCCACACGGCCACCGGCGCCACCTCCTACCTGCACGTTTCCGCCGGCTGCGGCGCCAACCGCTTCACCCCCATCCGCTTCGCCTGCCCCCCCGAGGCCACCCTCCTCACCCTCACCTGA
- a CDS encoding cytochrome P450: MTATSPASPTPPPPPAAPGAAFDPWSASFVADPYPAYAHLRAAGRAHWFAPTSQWLIPHHDDVSALLRDRRLGRTYLHRFSHEEFGREAPPAGHEPFTTLNGNGLLDLEAPAHSRVRRLVAKAFTPRTVEALAPTVERLAAELVASLRADGGGDLLARVAEPLPVAVIAEMLGIPAGDRPLLRPWSAAITGMFELNPTPEAAAAAVRASQEFSGYLRELIAARRSDPGEDLISALIAVQDDGDVLSEQEMVSTVVLLLNAGHEATVNTTTVGWLTLFHHPEQLRALAADPGLLRNAVEEMLRYDTPLQMFERWVLDDIEVGGTVIPRGSEVALLFGSANRDPARFEDPDRFDIARPADGNRHVSFGAGIHYCLGAPLARLELAASFGSFLRDAPGVRLLAEPAWRPGYVIRGVEELQVTW, translated from the coding sequence ATGACTGCCACCTCTCCCGCATCTCCCACCCCGCCCCCTCCGCCCGCTGCTCCCGGCGCCGCTTTCGACCCCTGGTCCGCCTCCTTCGTGGCCGACCCCTATCCCGCCTACGCGCACCTGCGCGCGGCCGGCCGCGCGCACTGGTTCGCGCCGACCTCCCAGTGGCTCATCCCGCACCACGACGACGTGAGCGCCCTGCTGCGCGACCGCCGCCTGGGCCGTACGTATCTGCACCGCTTCAGCCACGAGGAGTTCGGCCGCGAGGCGCCGCCGGCCGGGCACGAGCCGTTCACCACGCTCAACGGCAACGGCCTGCTCGACCTGGAGGCGCCCGCCCACTCCCGTGTCCGGCGGCTGGTCGCCAAGGCGTTCACCCCGCGCACCGTCGAGGCCCTGGCCCCGACCGTCGAGCGGCTGGCCGCCGAGCTGGTGGCGTCGCTACGGGCCGACGGCGGCGGCGACCTGCTGGCGCGGGTCGCGGAACCGCTTCCGGTCGCGGTGATCGCCGAGATGCTCGGCATCCCGGCCGGCGACCGCCCGCTGCTGCGGCCCTGGTCGGCGGCGATCACCGGCATGTTCGAGCTGAACCCCACGCCGGAGGCGGCCGCCGCGGCGGTCCGGGCCAGCCAGGAGTTCTCCGGCTACCTGCGCGAACTGATCGCCGCCCGCCGCAGCGACCCCGGCGAGGACCTGATCAGCGCGCTGATCGCGGTGCAGGACGACGGCGACGTGCTCAGCGAGCAGGAGATGGTCTCCACCGTCGTGCTGCTGCTGAACGCCGGGCACGAGGCCACCGTCAACACCACCACCGTCGGCTGGCTGACGCTCTTCCACCACCCCGAGCAGCTCCGGGCCCTCGCCGCCGACCCGGGCCTGCTGCGGAACGCGGTGGAGGAGATGCTCCGCTACGACACCCCGCTGCAGATGTTCGAACGGTGGGTGCTGGACGACATCGAGGTGGGCGGCACGGTGATCCCGCGCGGCTCCGAGGTGGCGCTGCTCTTCGGCTCCGCCAACCGCGATCCGGCCCGCTTCGAGGACCCCGACCGCTTCGACATCGCCCGCCCCGCCGACGGCAACCGCCATGTCAGCTTCGGCGCCGGCATCCACTACTGCCTGGGCGCCCCGCTGGCCCGGCTGGAACTGGCCGCGTCCTTCGGCAGCTTCCTGCGGGACGCCCCCGGCGTGCGGCTGCTCGCCGAGCCCGCCTGGCGGCCCGGCTACGTCATCCGCGGGGTGGAGGAACTCCAGGTCACCTGGTGA
- a CDS encoding DUF4177 domain-containing protein → MAKKWEYATVPLLVHATKQILDTWGEDGWELVQVVPGPNNSEQLVAYLKREKA, encoded by the coding sequence ATGGCGAAGAAGTGGGAATACGCGACCGTGCCGCTGCTGGTGCACGCGACGAAGCAGATCCTCGACACCTGGGGCGAGGACGGCTGGGAACTGGTGCAGGTCGTGCCGGGGCCGAACAACTCCGAGCAGTTGGTGGCGTACCTCAAGCGGGAGAAGGCATGA
- a CDS encoding ArsA-related P-loop ATPase: MVTGKGGTGKTTVAAALALALAAEGRRVLLAEVEERQGIAQLFETDALPYTERRIASASGGGEVHALAIDAELAMLDYLDMFYKLGRAGRALKKLGAIDFATTVAPGLRDVLLTGKVCEAVRRKDKAGWPVYDAVVLDAPPTGRITRFLNVNDEVAGLARVGPIHNQAQAVMRVLKSPQTAIHLVTLLEEMPVQETMDGVAELRAAGLPVGAVIVNMVRPVLLADAELAELDSPAAGGKANGSAAKRRAALAKALSQAGLGGARRGGVAERLVDPLLAQAHEHAERVVLEREQRAEIAGLGLPVRELELLGAGMDLGGLYRLAESLRKQAAVFTRPAGTPTDPSDDGEDVQ, from the coding sequence ATCGTGACGGGCAAGGGCGGCACGGGTAAGACCACGGTCGCCGCCGCCCTGGCCCTCGCCCTCGCGGCCGAGGGCCGCCGGGTGCTGCTGGCCGAGGTGGAGGAGCGCCAGGGAATCGCCCAGCTCTTCGAGACCGACGCGCTGCCGTACACCGAGCGCCGGATCGCCTCGGCGTCCGGCGGCGGTGAGGTGCACGCGCTGGCGATCGACGCCGAGCTGGCGATGCTGGACTACCTCGACATGTTCTACAAGCTCGGCCGGGCCGGCCGCGCCCTGAAGAAGCTCGGCGCGATCGACTTCGCCACCACCGTCGCCCCCGGGCTGCGCGATGTGCTGCTCACCGGCAAGGTGTGCGAAGCGGTGCGCCGCAAGGACAAGGCCGGCTGGCCGGTGTACGACGCGGTGGTGCTCGACGCCCCGCCCACCGGCAGGATCACCCGGTTCCTCAACGTCAACGACGAGGTGGCGGGCCTGGCCAGGGTCGGCCCCATACACAACCAGGCACAGGCCGTGATGCGGGTGCTGAAGTCCCCGCAGACCGCGATCCACCTGGTGACGCTGCTGGAGGAGATGCCGGTCCAGGAGACGATGGACGGCGTCGCCGAGCTGCGGGCGGCCGGCCTGCCGGTGGGCGCGGTGATCGTCAACATGGTGCGCCCGGTGCTGCTCGCCGACGCGGAACTGGCCGAGCTGGACTCCCCCGCGGCCGGCGGCAAGGCCAACGGCAGCGCCGCCAAGCGCCGTGCCGCGCTCGCCAAGGCGCTCTCCCAGGCCGGGCTCGGCGGTGCCCGCCGCGGCGGGGTGGCGGAACGCCTCGTCGACCCGCTGCTCGCCCAGGCACACGAGCACGCCGAGCGCGTCGTCCTGGAGCGTGAACAGCGCGCCGAGATCGCCGGACTCGGCCTGCCGGTCCGGGAGTTGGAACTGCTCGGCGCGGGCATGGATCTCGGCGGCCTCTACCGGCTCGCGGAGAGCCTGCGCAAGCAGGCGGCGGTCTTCACCCGCCCCGCCGGCACCCCCACAGACCCCAGCGACGACGGCGAGGACGTGCAGTGA
- a CDS encoding ArsA family ATPase: protein MSLESPELEIDPLLDDPKTRIIVCCGSGGVGKTTTAAALGVRAAERGRTAVVLTIDPARRLAQSMGLTELDNTPREVAGIDRSAGGSLHAMMLDMKRTFDEVVVQHSDPERARAILENPFYQSLSAGFAGTQEYMAMEKLGQLRAQDAWDLIIVDTPPSRSALDFLDAPKRLGSFLDGKFIKLLMAPAKVGGRAGVKVLNIGMSMMTGTLSKVMGAGLLRDVQTFVAAMDTMFGGFRTRADATFRLLQAPGTAFLVVAAPERDALREAAYFVERLAAEDMPLAGLVLNRVHGSGAAQLTAERAVAAAEALEDAAAEAAEEHAAGSGGADAGPAENLDNARIVDLPPGKADSGTADGTQDHQDRTEGDRQARIERLAAGLLRLHAERMQVVARERRTRDRFVSVHPEVPMVDVTALPGDVHDLDGLRVIGVRLAGQPAAA from the coding sequence GTGAGCCTGGAGAGCCCCGAGCTGGAGATCGACCCGCTGCTCGACGACCCCAAGACCCGCATCATCGTGTGCTGCGGTTCCGGCGGCGTCGGGAAGACCACCACCGCCGCGGCCCTGGGCGTACGGGCCGCGGAGCGCGGCAGGACCGCGGTCGTGCTCACCATCGACCCGGCCCGCCGGCTGGCCCAGTCGATGGGCCTGACCGAGCTGGACAACACCCCGCGCGAGGTGGCCGGAATCGATCGCTCCGCCGGTGGCTCGCTGCACGCGATGATGCTCGACATGAAACGGACGTTCGACGAGGTCGTGGTCCAGCACTCCGACCCCGAACGGGCCAGGGCGATCCTGGAGAACCCCTTCTACCAGTCGCTCTCGGCAGGCTTCGCCGGCACCCAGGAGTACATGGCGATGGAGAAGCTGGGCCAGTTGCGGGCCCAGGACGCCTGGGACCTGATCATCGTCGACACCCCGCCGAGCCGCAGCGCGCTGGACTTCCTGGACGCGCCCAAGCGGCTGGGGTCCTTCCTCGACGGCAAGTTCATCAAGCTGCTGATGGCGCCGGCGAAGGTCGGCGGCCGGGCCGGGGTGAAGGTGCTCAACATCGGCATGTCGATGATGACCGGCACCCTCAGCAAGGTGATGGGCGCCGGACTGCTGCGTGACGTACAGACCTTCGTGGCGGCCATGGACACCATGTTCGGCGGTTTCCGCACCCGGGCGGACGCCACGTTCCGGCTGCTCCAGGCGCCGGGCACGGCTTTCCTGGTGGTCGCGGCGCCGGAGCGGGACGCCCTGCGGGAGGCCGCCTACTTCGTGGAGCGGCTGGCCGCCGAGGACATGCCGCTGGCCGGCCTGGTGCTGAACCGGGTGCACGGCAGCGGCGCCGCCCAGCTCACCGCCGAGCGCGCGGTGGCCGCCGCCGAGGCCCTGGAGGACGCGGCGGCCGAGGCCGCCGAGGAGCACGCGGCCGGTTCCGGCGGGGCCGACGCGGGGCCGGCAGAAAATCTTGACAACGCCCGCATTGTCGATCTACCGCCCGGGAAGGCTGATTCAGGTACCGCCGACGGCACCCAGGATCACCAGGACCGTACGGAAGGAGACCGGCAGGCCCGTATCGAACGGCTCGCCGCCGGACTGCTGCGGTTGCACGCCGAGCGCATGCAGGTGGTCGCACGTGAACGACGCACGCGTGACCGCTTCGTGTCCGTACACCCGGAGGTCCCGATGGTGGACGTGACCGCGCTGCCCGGCGATGTGCACGACCTCGACGGGCTGCGCGTGATCGGCGTACGGCTGGCCGGTCAGCCGGCCGCCGCGTAG
- a CDS encoding MBL fold metallo-hydrolase has translation MTAPSPAPPPPGAPQPTVGGRATARAYCVLAPNPSPMTLDGTNTWILAEPDSPLAVVIDPGPLDEAHLARVVATAEELGKRIALTLLTHGHPDHAEGAARFGALTGTPVHALDPALRLGDEGLAAGDTLTTGGLELQVITTPGHTADSLSFHLPADGAVLTGDTVLGRGTTVVAHPDGRLGDYLDSLRRLQALTVDAGVDTVLPGHGPVLTDARGAVEFYLAHRAHRLAQVETAVESGLRSAADVVAHVYADVDRSLWPAAELSVLAQLDYLREHGLIETP, from the coding sequence ATGACCGCGCCGAGTCCCGCCCCGCCGCCGCCCGGTGCGCCACAGCCCACCGTCGGCGGCCGTGCCACCGCCCGCGCGTACTGCGTGCTGGCGCCGAACCCGTCGCCGATGACGCTGGACGGCACCAACACCTGGATCCTCGCGGAACCCGACTCGCCGCTGGCCGTCGTCATCGACCCCGGCCCGCTGGACGAGGCACACCTGGCGCGGGTGGTGGCCACCGCCGAGGAACTCGGCAAGCGGATCGCGCTCACCCTGCTCACCCACGGTCACCCCGACCACGCCGAGGGCGCCGCCCGCTTCGGCGCACTGACCGGCACCCCGGTGCACGCCCTGGACCCGGCGCTGCGGCTCGGCGACGAGGGCCTGGCCGCGGGGGACACCCTGACCACCGGCGGCCTGGAACTCCAGGTGATCACCACCCCCGGGCACACCGCCGACTCGCTCTCCTTCCACCTGCCGGCCGACGGCGCGGTACTGACCGGCGACACCGTGCTCGGCCGCGGCACCACCGTGGTCGCCCACCCCGACGGGCGGCTCGGCGACTACCTCGACTCGCTGCGGCGGCTCCAAGCACTCACCGTGGACGCCGGCGTCGACACCGTGCTGCCGGGCCACGGCCCGGTGCTCACCGACGCCCGCGGCGCGGTGGAGTTCTATCTCGCCCACCGCGCACACCGCCTCGCCCAGGTCGAGACGGCCGTCGAGTCGGGGCTGCGGAGCGCCGCCGATGTCGTCGCCCATGTCTACGCCGACGTGGACCGCTCGCTCTGGCCCGCCGCCGAGCTGTCGGTCCTCGCCCAACTCGACTACCTGCGTGAACACGGACTCATCGAAACGCCATGA
- a CDS encoding transglycosylase domain-containing protein produces MAHKRSGGGLSTAQQAAKFLGVSVLAGVVLAGIALPAAGALGLSAKGTAAGFDDLPGELEQPPLSQASKILDAKGGLIATVYSRDRTVVPIDQMSPNILQAIVDIEDARYYEHGALDVKGILRAMSNNASDGNTQGASTLTQQYVKNVFVEEAGDDADKVAQATQQTVGRKIKEMKYAIQVEKELGKKKILENYLNITFFGEQAYGIEAASERYFSTHAKDLTLDQAALLAGLVQSPSRYDPINDEQEALERRNTVLTRMAELKDITPAQATAAQKAPLGLKVSTPKNGCITAVNGAGFFCDYVRETFLQNTAFGKTKEARAKVWNTGGLTIRTTLDPRSQQSLLKGISKHVYKTDKIASAMTMVQPGTGKVLAMGQSKPYGFGKNETQINYSVNANMGGGGGFANGSTFKPITAAAALEGGFKPDQQYPAPNKITYPDVTTCSGETLRSKDTTQNEMKSEVGPYRMPEALKKSINTYFVALEHDTGLCPILNMAAKLGVARADGTPMHEGASLTLGTNELSPLTVSAAYAAFANRGVYCTPIVINSVTNAQGKHLAVPKSICSQAMSTQTADILNTMLEGVVDDGTGTAANLPGRPTAGKTGTTDDRLDAWFAGYTPNLAAAVWMGDPNGAGKNGQRLSMVDLTIGPRYYDKVEGATGPAPIWKDAVSGALDGQPVKQFTTVELNIPDKAQENKKPDDPDNPGDGQNNGDNGGNDGKNGHHGGNTPGGPGGATTMGTTTGAIGGVGTAGGVTGGTSGGTTNGTTQGGGGTPGGGPSIPPVMLPSGGGGTSGP; encoded by the coding sequence ATGGCTCACAAGCGTTCGGGCGGGGGGCTGTCCACGGCCCAGCAAGCCGCCAAGTTCCTCGGTGTCAGCGTGCTCGCCGGTGTCGTCCTGGCAGGGATCGCCCTGCCCGCCGCCGGTGCCCTCGGCCTGTCGGCCAAGGGCACTGCCGCAGGGTTCGACGACCTCCCCGGGGAGCTGGAGCAACCGCCACTGAGCCAGGCGTCCAAGATCCTCGACGCCAAGGGCGGTCTGATCGCGACCGTCTACTCCCGTGACCGTACGGTCGTCCCGATCGACCAGATGAGCCCGAACATCCTGCAGGCCATCGTGGACATCGAGGACGCGCGGTATTACGAGCACGGCGCGCTCGACGTCAAGGGCATCCTGCGCGCGATGAGCAACAACGCCTCCGACGGCAACACCCAGGGTGCCTCCACGCTCACCCAGCAGTACGTGAAGAACGTCTTCGTGGAGGAGGCGGGCGACGACGCGGACAAGGTCGCCCAGGCCACCCAGCAGACCGTCGGCCGCAAGATCAAGGAAATGAAGTACGCGATCCAGGTCGAGAAGGAACTCGGCAAGAAGAAGATCCTGGAGAACTACCTCAACATCACCTTCTTCGGCGAGCAGGCGTACGGCATCGAAGCCGCCTCCGAGCGCTACTTCAGCACCCACGCCAAGGACCTCACCCTCGACCAGGCGGCACTGCTGGCCGGTCTGGTCCAGTCGCCGAGCCGCTACGACCCGATCAACGACGAGCAGGAAGCGCTTGAGCGCCGCAACACCGTGCTCACGCGGATGGCCGAGCTGAAGGACATCACCCCGGCGCAGGCCACGGCCGCCCAGAAGGCGCCACTCGGCCTCAAGGTGAGCACCCCGAAGAACGGCTGCATCACCGCCGTCAACGGCGCCGGCTTCTTCTGCGACTACGTACGCGAAACCTTCCTGCAGAACACCGCCTTCGGGAAGACGAAGGAAGCGCGCGCCAAGGTCTGGAACACCGGCGGCCTGACCATCAGGACGACGCTCGACCCCAGGTCGCAGCAGTCGCTGCTGAAGGGGATCAGCAAGCACGTCTACAAGACGGACAAGATCGCGTCCGCGATGACGATGGTCCAGCCCGGCACCGGCAAGGTGCTCGCGATGGGCCAGAGCAAGCCGTACGGCTTCGGCAAGAACGAGACGCAGATCAACTACTCGGTCAACGCCAACATGGGTGGTGGCGGCGGCTTCGCGAACGGCTCGACGTTCAAGCCGATCACCGCGGCGGCGGCGCTGGAGGGCGGCTTCAAGCCGGACCAGCAGTACCCCGCGCCCAACAAGATCACCTACCCGGACGTGACCACCTGCAGCGGCGAGACCCTCCGCAGCAAGGACACCACCCAGAACGAGATGAAGTCCGAGGTCGGCCCGTACCGGATGCCCGAGGCGCTCAAGAAGTCGATCAACACCTACTTCGTGGCGCTGGAGCACGACACCGGGCTCTGCCCGATCCTGAACATGGCCGCCAAGCTGGGCGTGGCCCGCGCCGACGGCACGCCGATGCACGAGGGCGCCTCGCTGACGCTGGGCACCAACGAGCTCTCCCCGCTGACGGTCTCCGCGGCGTACGCCGCCTTCGCCAACCGCGGGGTCTACTGCACGCCGATCGTGATCAACTCGGTCACCAACGCGCAGGGCAAGCACCTGGCGGTGCCGAAGTCGATCTGCTCGCAGGCGATGTCCACGCAGACCGCCGACATCCTCAACACCATGCTCGAAGGCGTGGTCGACGACGGTACGGGTACCGCGGCCAACCTGCCGGGCCGGCCGACCGCCGGTAAGACCGGTACCACCGACGACCGGCTGGACGCCTGGTTCGCCGGCTACACGCCGAACCTGGCCGCCGCGGTGTGGATGGGCGACCCGAACGGCGCCGGCAAGAACGGCCAGCGCCTGTCGATGGTGGACCTGACCATCGGCCCGCGCTACTACGACAAGGTGGAGGGCGCGACCGGCCCGGCGCCGATCTGGAAGGACGCGGTCTCCGGCGCCCTGGACGGCCAGCCGGTGAAGCAGTTCACCACCGTGGAGCTGAACATCCCGGACAAGGCTCAGGAGAACAAGAAGCCCGACGACCCGGACAACCCCGGCGACGGCCAGAACAACGGGGACAACGGCGGGAACGACGGCAAGAACGGCCACCACGGCGGGAACACCCCCGGCGGCCCGGGCGGCGCCACCACGATGGGCACGACGACCGGCGCGATCGGCGGTGTCGGCACCGCGGGCGGCGTGACCGGCGGCACCTCCGGCGGTACGACGAACGGCACGACGCAGGGAGGCGGCGGGACGCCGGGCGGTGGCCCGAGCATCCCGCCGGTGATGCTGCCGTCGGGCGGCGGCGGGACGAGCGGGCCGTAG
- a CDS encoding WhiB family transcriptional regulator, with the protein MSSWVTDWSTQAACRTTDPDELFVQGAAQNRAKAVCTGCPVRTECLADALDNRVEFGVWGGMTERERRALLRRRPMVTSWRRLLETARTEYERSTGLLPLDDEEDYAAAG; encoded by the coding sequence ATGAGCAGCTGGGTAACCGACTGGAGCACGCAAGCCGCGTGCAGGACGACTGATCCGGACGAACTCTTCGTCCAGGGCGCGGCCCAGAACCGGGCCAAGGCGGTGTGCACCGGATGCCCGGTGCGGACCGAGTGCCTGGCTGACGCGCTCGACAACCGCGTCGAGTTCGGTGTGTGGGGCGGGATGACGGAGCGCGAGCGCAGAGCGCTGTTGCGCCGCCGTCCCATGGTGACCTCCTGGCGGAGGCTGCTGGAGACGGCACGCACGGAGTACGAGCGCAGCACGGGACTGCTGCCGCTCGACGACGAGGAGGACTACGCGGCGGCCGGCTGA
- a CDS encoding suppressor of fused domain protein, producing MFESERSQRAIAGVEAHARGFFTGHTITVNDVDLGPGRREAVPDLRILTVSPGPRAGSWGYITAGCWSAAETDGDGLEFVLTAPVRDERFADLLAMTAYYHAEHHVDLEHSMPIGEPWLPGSHCDHLLISLPYLYGPDLERCPLPDGHARILWVLPVTAAEMAYRREHGHEALEQLFDEHAIVPTDPSRPSVA from the coding sequence ATGTTCGAGAGCGAGCGCAGCCAGCGGGCGATAGCAGGCGTCGAGGCCCACGCTCGCGGCTTCTTCACCGGCCACACGATCACGGTCAACGATGTCGACCTGGGTCCGGGGCGAAGAGAAGCAGTTCCAGACCTGAGAATCCTCACCGTCAGCCCGGGACCACGTGCCGGCAGCTGGGGTTACATCACCGCCGGCTGCTGGTCTGCTGCTGAGACCGACGGCGATGGTCTCGAATTCGTCCTCACCGCGCCCGTCCGCGACGAACGCTTCGCTGATCTCCTGGCCATGACCGCGTACTACCACGCGGAACACCACGTCGATCTTGAGCACAGCATGCCCATCGGGGAGCCGTGGCTGCCCGGGTCCCACTGCGACCACCTGCTGATCAGCCTTCCCTACCTCTACGGCCCTGACTTGGAACGCTGTCCGCTGCCGGACGGCCATGCCCGCATTCTCTGGGTTCTACCGGTCACCGCGGCCGAGATGGCATACCGCCGTGAGCACGGCCACGAAGCCCTTGAACAGCTCTTCGACGAGCACGCGATCGTTCCGACCGATCCAAGTCGACCATCCGTCGCCTGA
- a CDS encoding NUDIX hydrolase, with the protein MTSMNGGFPASWPERIRALDRGDITPVPPRRAATVLLLRDTPEGDAPAVHMLRRRTSMAFAGGAYAYPGGGVDPRDERPVRWAGPSLDAWAATLRVAPAIAQAVVCAAVRETFEESGVLLAGPRQEGATVVADTTGDDWEADRTALVRHELSFADFLARRDLVLRSDLLAPWARWITPEFEERRYDTWFFLALLPPGQRTRDVSGEADRTAWLRPAEAVAGYAADEMVMLPPTITTLRALLPYRTAAEALAAAPARDLTPVLARAALDADGTVVLSWPGHDEFTQVIPARPDSSRGEAR; encoded by the coding sequence ATGACCTCGATGAACGGTGGCTTCCCCGCATCGTGGCCGGAGCGGATCCGCGCGCTCGACCGGGGAGACATCACCCCGGTGCCGCCGCGCCGAGCGGCCACCGTGCTGCTGCTCCGGGACACCCCGGAGGGCGACGCCCCCGCCGTCCACATGCTCCGGCGCCGTACCTCGATGGCTTTCGCCGGCGGCGCGTACGCCTACCCCGGCGGCGGCGTGGACCCGCGCGACGAGCGCCCGGTGCGGTGGGCGGGCCCCTCCCTGGACGCGTGGGCCGCCACCTTGCGGGTCGCACCGGCCATCGCCCAGGCCGTGGTCTGCGCGGCCGTCCGCGAGACCTTCGAGGAATCCGGCGTCCTGCTGGCCGGCCCCCGCCAGGAGGGCGCCACCGTCGTCGCCGACACCACCGGCGACGACTGGGAGGCCGACCGCACCGCCCTGGTCCGGCACGAACTCTCCTTCGCCGACTTCCTGGCCCGCCGCGACCTCGTCCTGCGCTCCGACCTGCTCGCCCCCTGGGCCCGCTGGATCACCCCGGAGTTCGAGGAGCGCCGCTACGACACCTGGTTCTTCCTCGCCCTGCTGCCGCCCGGCCAGCGCACCCGGGACGTCTCCGGCGAAGCCGACCGCACCGCCTGGCTGCGCCCCGCGGAGGCCGTCGCCGGGTACGCGGCGGACGAGATGGTCATGCTGCCGCCGACCATCACCACCCTGCGGGCCCTGCTCCCGTACCGCACCGCCGCCGAGGCGCTGGCCGCGGCCCCTGCCCGCGATCTCACCCCGGTCCTGGCCAGGGCGGCTCTGGACGCGGACGGCACTGTCGTGTTGAGCTGGCCCGGCCACGACGAGTTCACGCAGGTCATCCCGGCCCGGCCGGACTCGTCCCGAGGGGAGGCCCGATGA